A stretch of DNA from Calditrichota bacterium:
CAGCGTTATCAGCGGTTCAAAAAACCGCTGATGGGCGCTGATTACCGCTGATGCACGCTGATAAGATGCAAGACGGGGGTGAGGAGGTGGCTTTCCAGCCACGGATAGGCACGGATAGCTACGTATCATTGGTGATAGCTACTGATCCGAGAAGATCAGTGGAAGTATCAGCGTTATCAGTGGTTGAAAAAAGCGGCCGATGCGCGCTGCTGGCCACCGAGAAAGCGTAATGCGATGGATGGGGAAGCTCGCGGGAGGCCCGGCTGCGCGCGGCGACTGACTGGGCGAGGGGGCGAAAGAGAGGCTGATGGCGAACCGCTGGAAAGACTGGTACGAACAGGGGAAGCGTGATTACGAACGAGCCCTTTTAGACATTCGGTACGGCTACTATGAGTGGGCCTGCTTCACCCTGCAGCAAGCGGCGGAGAAGGTCGTCAAGGCGCTGGGCTTGGCGCGAGGCATGACGCTCTGGGGACCCTCCCTGACGGAGATGCTGAAACTGATCGGCCAGGATGTGGAAGTGCCGACAGAAGTGTTAGACAGTGGGCGATTGCTGGACCTGTTCTATATCCCACCGCGCTATCCCAATGGTTTTGCCTCAGGCAAGCCGGCAGATTACTTCACGGAAACCCAGGCGCGGGAGGCGCTGAATGCGGCAGATGAGGTCATCCGGTTCTGTGAAGGCCATCTCCGTGAATGTCGCTGAGGTGATCAGCCGCTTACGGCAGGTGGCGGAGGAGGCATTGGCGGTCTTCCCGGAGGTGCAAGAGGTGCGGCTAATCGGCTCCATAGCAAGTGGAACGCATACGGGCACGAGCGACGTTGACGTGTTCCTCAGGGTCAGGGAGCTCACGGGGAACCCGGTAGAGTGCATGAGGCCTTACTTCTTTTTCTTCTCGCGCCGGTTGGACGTAGGCTTGGACCTACTGATTTCGGGCCCTGAGGTGCCGCCGGCGATGAAAAAGGCGCTGCAGGGAAGCGTCCTCCTCGCTGCACGGGGAGTAGCCACAGGCACGGACAGATAGGCTATCGGCGGTTGAAGAGGACTACTGGTGGCCGCAGACGAGCGCTGAGGAGATCGAAAAGACTATCTACCGCGCGGTTTCTTTAACCGCAGATAGCCACGGATGGTGGCGCGAGCTCATTGCTGGCTATCACCGAGGATGAGCGAATATCAGGGCCGCGAGCGGTTGAACACGACATTGCTGATCACCGGGAGTTGGTGACAAGATCTGCGCCGGATGACTGGCTGAACATACGCGCGCGTTGGCGAGGATCAGGTCAAGGCTCCGATCCCGAATAGTGGACCTTAGCAGGTGCAGCAATGGTGGGCAAGGTAGTGATATCTTTCTTTCAAGCTCTGCGGCCAAAGCAGTGGATCGAGAACGTGCTCATCTTTGTGGCGCTGGTTTTTTCCAAGAATCTGTTGCACCCGGCCATGCTGCTCAAGACGGTTGCGGGGTTTGGTCTTTTCTGCATGCTCTCTGGGGCGGTCTATGTTCTCAATGACATCCTGGACCTGGAATCGGACAGGCGCCATCCGAGCAAGAGGAACCGGCCCCTGGCGTCAGGAAGGCTGCCGATGTGGGCGGCACTAGCTGGAGCCGTGCTGCTGCCGGGAGCGGCACTTC
This window harbors:
- a CDS encoding HEPN domain-containing protein, which gives rise to MANRWKDWYEQGKRDYERALLDIRYGYYEWACFTLQQAAEKVVKALGLARGMTLWGPSLTEMLKLIGQDVEVPTEVLDSGRLLDLFYIPPRYPNGFASGKPADYFTETQAREALNAADEVIRFCEGHLRECR
- a CDS encoding nucleotidyltransferase domain-containing protein: MRQMRSSGSVKAISVNVAEVISRLRQVAEEALAVFPEVQEVRLIGSIASGTHTGTSDVDVFLRVRELTGNPVECMRPYFFFFSRRLDVGLDLLISGPEVPPAMKKALQGSVLLAARGVATGTDR